The Paenibacillus uliginis N3/975 genome has a window encoding:
- a CDS encoding cytidylyltransferase domain-containing protein, which produces MKKLDKCLAIIPARGGSKGVPRKNLRLINGKPLIQYTIEAALGSRRIDQTVVSTDCTEIAQVSVEAGATVPFIRPSALAEDHSRTIDVLKHAVEFYENQGVFYEHIILLQPTSPLRNSFDIEEAYSIFLQNEADSLQSVSPALQHPYLFRKFDDTLLGPYQSVEDERLRRQDLEEIFVLNGAIYIVKKGLLMEESSLVGCRNCGYVMPKSRSIDIDDELDLEVAEAYLRKTTGC; this is translated from the coding sequence ATGAAGAAGCTAGATAAGTGTTTAGCGATTATTCCCGCTCGGGGTGGATCTAAAGGGGTACCACGCAAGAACCTGCGATTGATTAACGGAAAGCCGCTAATACAATATACAATTGAGGCTGCTTTGGGTAGTCGACGTATCGATCAAACGGTAGTCTCGACGGATTGTACGGAGATTGCTCAGGTATCCGTCGAAGCCGGAGCTACGGTTCCTTTTATTCGGCCTTCTGCATTAGCTGAGGACCACTCCAGAACGATTGATGTCCTAAAGCATGCTGTTGAATTTTATGAGAATCAGGGTGTTTTTTACGAACATATTATTCTGCTTCAGCCTACGTCGCCACTGCGTAACTCTTTCGATATCGAAGAGGCTTATAGCATATTCTTGCAGAATGAAGCTGACTCCTTGCAAAGTGTGTCGCCGGCATTGCAGCATCCTTATTTGTTTAGGAAGTTTGATGATACACTCTTGGGGCCGTATCAGTCTGTAGAAGATGAACGGTTAAGGAGACAAGATCTAGAAGAGATATTTGTTTTAAATGGAGCTATTTATATCGTAAAGAAAGGGCTTCTTATGGAAGAAAGCTCGTTAGTTGGATGTAGAAACTGCGGTTATGTAATGCCTAAAAGTCGATCTATCGATATCGATGATGAGTTAGACTTGGAAGTAGCAGAAGCTTATTTGAGAAAAACTACAGGTTGTTGA
- the neuB gene encoding N-acetylneuraminate synthase — MSEPRFGKDGHGVYIIAEIGVNHNGSLQRAKECIDQAVACGADAVKFQTFKSEKLVTKQAVKAEYQTEHTDASESQLDMLRQLELSFEQFLTLKQYCEEKNIDFLSTPFDEESAGFLNSIEVDAFKIGSGDMNNLPLLAYIDQFERPVILSTGMADLEEVEESLNVFTKSSVALLHCTSDYPAPLEDVNLLAMNTMADRFKTMTGYSDHTDGIEIAVAAVARGARIIEKHFTVDRSLPGPDHMASLEPYDFKRMVQGIRNVERALGDGVKRCMPSEENTKIVARKSIVINCSKSAGEVLTENDLAIKRPGTGIEPKYYFDLIGRQLLNDVEADQLLQWSDLK; from the coding sequence ATGAGTGAACCACGATTTGGCAAGGACGGGCATGGGGTATATATTATTGCCGAGATTGGTGTTAATCACAATGGCTCACTTCAAAGGGCAAAGGAATGCATCGACCAGGCAGTTGCTTGCGGCGCAGATGCCGTCAAATTCCAAACTTTTAAGAGCGAAAAGCTGGTAACTAAGCAAGCGGTGAAAGCGGAGTATCAAACCGAGCATACCGATGCTTCTGAGAGCCAGTTAGACATGCTCCGTCAACTGGAGCTCAGTTTTGAACAATTTTTGACCTTAAAGCAATACTGTGAGGAGAAAAATATCGATTTTCTATCCACACCTTTTGACGAGGAAAGCGCTGGATTTTTGAATAGCATTGAAGTGGATGCTTTTAAAATTGGATCCGGAGATATGAATAACCTTCCGCTTCTTGCTTACATTGATCAATTTGAAAGACCTGTAATCTTATCTACAGGTATGGCTGATCTTGAAGAGGTGGAAGAATCCCTAAATGTTTTTACTAAGAGTAGTGTTGCTCTTCTGCATTGCACATCCGATTATCCTGCGCCTTTGGAAGACGTCAATCTATTGGCGATGAATACAATGGCTGATAGGTTCAAGACAATGACAGGTTATTCCGATCATACGGATGGGATTGAGATTGCCGTCGCTGCAGTCGCTAGGGGAGCTAGAATTATTGAAAAGCACTTTACGGTAGATCGATCACTGCCCGGACCGGATCATATGGCCTCGCTTGAGCCTTATGATTTTAAGCGCATGGTTCAAGGTATTCGCAATGTAGAGCGTGCTTTGGGAGATGGCGTTAAACGGTGCATGCCATCGGAAGAAAACACGAAGATCGTGGCTCGTAAAAGCATCGTCATTAACTGCAGCAAAAGCGCGGGAGAGGTGCTGACGGAAAACGATTTAGCCATAAAACGCCCAGGAACGGGGATTGAGCCGAAATATTATTTCGATTTGATAGGAAGACAGCTACTTAATGATGTTGAAGCGGATCAATTGCTTCAATGGAGCGATTTAAAATGA
- the neuC gene encoding UDP-N-acetylglucosamine 2-epimerase, which yields MKKILVVTGTRADYGIYFPIMQAIEADSSLNLHLLVTGMHLSPQHGLSLEQIQKDGFKISAKVPCLLHGSTHANMSRGIGLAVMGMTQAMEELEPDGVIVLGDRGEMLAAAIVSTYMNIPLFHLHGGEVSGTIDESVRHAISKLAHVHLAATEGSKERLIKLGENDWRIHVVGAPRLETIEKTVLPKWEDVAVQYGLPLLNEYILFVYHPVTTEEHDLLSLREMLDSLIASEQEIVCIMPNSDAGADSILEVYDSYSNERLHRVTNFEQLHYLAALKNCSVLVGNSSSGIIEAASFHVPVINIGTRQHGRERSDNVVDIPVCAATLAKALEQVFSDPFQQKLKTVQNVYSQPETSTTIVNILNNISYSQDLIQKTITY from the coding sequence ATGAAAAAAATTTTAGTAGTTACAGGCACAAGAGCTGATTACGGCATTTATTTTCCTATTATGCAAGCAATAGAAGCTGATTCTTCCTTAAACTTGCATCTATTGGTAACAGGCATGCATTTATCTCCCCAGCACGGACTATCGCTCGAGCAGATTCAAAAGGATGGTTTTAAAATCTCCGCTAAAGTTCCTTGTCTCCTTCATGGTTCGACTCACGCCAATATGTCGCGAGGAATCGGCTTGGCCGTTATGGGAATGACACAGGCTATGGAGGAGCTGGAGCCGGACGGCGTAATTGTCCTGGGAGACCGCGGAGAGATGTTGGCGGCAGCCATTGTTTCCACGTATATGAATATCCCGTTATTTCATTTGCACGGCGGTGAGGTTTCCGGGACCATCGACGAATCGGTACGACACGCTATCAGTAAGCTGGCGCATGTTCATCTTGCGGCTACGGAAGGCAGCAAGGAGAGGTTGATCAAACTTGGAGAAAACGATTGGCGAATCCATGTAGTAGGCGCGCCAAGGCTGGAAACGATCGAAAAGACAGTATTGCCTAAATGGGAGGATGTAGCTGTACAATATGGCTTGCCTCTATTAAATGAATATATTTTATTCGTATATCACCCTGTGACAACAGAGGAGCACGATCTTCTCTCTCTACGCGAAATGCTCGATTCTCTGATTGCAAGTGAACAAGAAATCGTATGCATCATGCCGAATTCGGATGCGGGTGCGGATTCAATCTTAGAGGTTTACGATTCGTACTCCAATGAAAGACTTCATAGAGTCACAAACTTTGAACAGCTCCACTATTTGGCTGCTCTGAAGAATTGCTCCGTGCTGGTTGGCAACTCTTCCTCCGGAATTATTGAGGCCGCATCCTTTCATGTACCGGTAATTAATATTGGAACGCGTCAACACGGAAGAGAACGTTCCGACAATGTGGTAGATATACCGGTATGTGCAGCCACCTTGGCTAAAGCATTAGAGCAGGTGTTCAGTGATCCATTTCAGCAGAAATTGAAAACTGTGCAAAATGTGTACAGCCAACCCGAGACGAGCACGACGATTGTGAATATCTTGAACAATATTTCGTATTCGCAGGACCTTATTCAAAAAACGATTACTTATTAA
- a CDS encoding acetyltransferase, whose protein sequence is MSYIVYGAGGHAKVVIDILRARSEKIVGILDDHILVDEWNGLPVFGGTDRLQDIMKQFPESLFIVAIGDNEVRKRISDTLVNAGGQFGNAVHPSAVIAPNVNLGKGTVIMPMAVINSDAVIGEHVIINTSATVDHDCRISDFTHISPGVNIAGAVNIEASVHIGIGAALIQGVTVGRNTVVGAGACVINDLPENVVAVGCPANVINYVRDETTC, encoded by the coding sequence TTGAGTTATATCGTTTATGGAGCCGGTGGGCATGCCAAGGTTGTCATTGATATTTTGCGCGCTCGTTCTGAGAAGATCGTTGGTATACTGGATGATCATATTCTGGTTGACGAATGGAATGGGCTTCCCGTTTTTGGTGGTACGGATCGTCTGCAAGACATCATGAAGCAATTTCCCGAGTCGTTGTTTATCGTAGCTATTGGTGACAATGAAGTCAGGAAAAGAATTTCTGACACGTTGGTTAATGCAGGAGGACAATTCGGAAATGCTGTTCATCCAAGTGCAGTCATAGCACCAAATGTTAATTTAGGAAAGGGTACTGTCATAATGCCGATGGCCGTTATTAATTCGGATGCTGTAATCGGAGAACATGTGATTATCAACACGTCAGCAACCGTAGATCATGACTGCCGTATTTCTGATTTTACCCATATATCCCCTGGTGTGAATATTGCTGGGGCGGTAAATATTGAGGCTTCCGTACATATCGGCATTGGAGCAGCGCTCATTCAAGGGGTTACAGTAGGGCGCAACACGGTTGTCGGTGCAGGTGCATGCGTGATCAATGATTTGCCGGAAAATGTTGTGGCCGTTGGATGTCCAGCGAATGTAATTAATTACGTAAGGGATGAGACGACATGCTAG